The Microbacterium paraoxydans genome includes a window with the following:
- the nadA gene encoding quinolinate synthase NadA yields the protein MSTTFVPMPAVPSSDPSVDHAIQAIVGGVSTDATCTTDLAVGPWDFDTRPGYGPGSSMGDVIPTGAPRQGELPAAYREAGEAELHRRIEAAKATLGDRVVILGHFYQREEVVTHADEVGDSFQLATAATMRPDAEAIVFCGVHFMAETADLLSRPDQAVILPNLAAGCSMADMADIDQVEECWEQLADVLGDLDTPDEDGRVPVIPVTYMNSSAAIKGFVGRHGGIVCTSSNAATVLEWAFARGRRVLFFPDQHLGRNTAKAMGVPLDRMPMWNPRRALGGSTAEELVDAQVILWHGFCSVHRRFTVAQIDQARTEHPGVRVIVHPECPMEVVDAADEAGSTEYIRRAIAEATEPTTFAVGTEINLVRRLAAQYPQHRIFCLDPVVCPCSTMYRIHPGYLAWVLEELVAGRTPNRITVSPDVADPARLALERMLAAKPPVAAGAR from the coding sequence ATGAGCACCACCTTCGTCCCGATGCCCGCCGTCCCGTCGTCGGATCCGTCCGTCGACCACGCCATCCAGGCCATCGTCGGCGGGGTCTCCACCGACGCCACCTGCACGACCGACCTCGCCGTCGGCCCCTGGGACTTCGACACACGCCCCGGCTACGGCCCCGGCTCCTCCATGGGCGATGTCATCCCCACCGGGGCTCCCCGGCAGGGAGAGCTCCCCGCGGCCTACCGCGAGGCCGGCGAGGCGGAGCTCCACCGACGCATCGAGGCGGCGAAAGCCACGCTCGGAGATCGCGTGGTGATCCTCGGGCACTTCTATCAGCGCGAGGAGGTCGTGACGCACGCCGACGAGGTGGGCGATTCGTTCCAGCTCGCCACCGCCGCCACGATGCGGCCGGACGCGGAGGCGATCGTCTTCTGCGGCGTGCACTTCATGGCCGAGACCGCCGACCTCCTCTCGCGTCCCGACCAGGCGGTGATCCTGCCGAACCTCGCCGCAGGGTGCTCGATGGCGGATATGGCCGACATCGACCAGGTGGAGGAGTGCTGGGAGCAGCTCGCCGACGTGCTGGGCGACCTCGACACCCCGGACGAAGACGGCCGCGTGCCGGTGATCCCCGTCACCTACATGAACTCCTCGGCGGCGATCAAGGGCTTCGTCGGGCGACACGGCGGCATCGTGTGCACCTCGTCCAACGCCGCCACGGTGCTGGAGTGGGCGTTCGCCCGCGGCCGCCGCGTGCTCTTCTTCCCCGACCAGCACCTCGGCCGGAACACCGCGAAGGCCATGGGGGTGCCCCTCGACCGGATGCCGATGTGGAACCCGCGGCGAGCGCTCGGCGGCTCCACCGCGGAGGAGCTCGTCGACGCGCAGGTGATCCTCTGGCACGGCTTCTGCTCCGTGCACCGGCGCTTCACCGTGGCGCAGATCGACCAGGCCCGCACGGAGCACCCGGGGGTCCGCGTGATCGTGCACCCGGAGTGCCCGATGGAGGTCGTCGACGCGGCGGACGAGGCCGGGTCCACGGAGTACATCCGCCGCGCCATCGCCGAGGCCACGGAGCCGACGACGTTCGCGGTGGGGACCGAGATCAACCTCGTGCGCCGCCTGGCCGCACAGTACCCGCAGCACCGGATCTTCTGCCTCGACCCGGTCGTGTGCCCGTGCTCCACCATGTACCGCATCCATCCGGGCTACCTCGCGTGGGTCCTGGAGGAGCTGGTCGCCGGACGCACACCGAACCGCATCACGGTCTCCCCCGATGTCGCCGATCCGGCTCGCCTCGCGCTCGAGCGGATGCTGGCCGCCAAGCCGCCGGTGGCCGCCGGGGCACGATGA
- a CDS encoding ABC transporter permease, translated as MSDTKNPLLVEEPPTVAPEGTVALATQRQERRRRRILPSTSPKFIVGSVLVLAIVLFAIIAPFFTQNPRSTDNPALAAPSAEHWLGTTKLGNDVFAQLAVGAQGSLLIGVTAGGIAIVLSLLFGVLAGYLGGWREDVLALLTNVMIVIPGLPLVMVIASFVPQRSWQLVAFVLGITSWAGAAYVLRLQTRSLRTRDYVYASKVAGEKSLRVILVEIMPNLLPLLTAQFLFAIIFAILGEAGLSYLGLGPNSSITWGSILNDAQSGQALGRGAWWWFVPPGIMIAILGAGLALINFAIDEVINPKLRNAPDAARRLRKAAKEKGVTA; from the coding sequence ATGTCTGACACGAAGAACCCGCTCCTCGTGGAGGAGCCTCCCACCGTCGCCCCCGAGGGCACCGTCGCCCTGGCTACGCAGCGTCAGGAGCGCCGGCGCCGCCGGATCCTGCCCAGCACGTCGCCGAAGTTCATCGTCGGCTCCGTGCTCGTGCTCGCCATCGTGCTCTTCGCGATCATCGCGCCGTTCTTCACGCAGAACCCGCGCAGCACGGACAACCCCGCTCTCGCCGCGCCGTCGGCGGAGCACTGGCTCGGCACGACCAAGCTCGGCAACGACGTGTTCGCGCAGCTCGCCGTCGGCGCGCAGGGGTCGCTGCTCATCGGCGTGACGGCCGGCGGCATCGCCATCGTGCTGTCCCTCCTCTTCGGCGTCCTGGCCGGGTACCTCGGCGGCTGGCGGGAGGACGTCCTCGCTCTCCTGACCAACGTCATGATCGTCATCCCCGGACTGCCGCTGGTCATGGTGATCGCCTCCTTCGTGCCGCAGCGCAGCTGGCAGCTCGTGGCCTTCGTCCTCGGCATTACCTCGTGGGCCGGCGCGGCGTATGTGCTGCGGCTGCAGACCCGCTCGCTCCGCACCCGCGACTACGTGTACGCCTCGAAGGTGGCGGGGGAGAAGTCCCTCCGGGTGATCCTCGTCGAGATCATGCCGAACCTGCTCCCTCTGCTGACCGCGCAGTTCCTGTTCGCGATCATCTTCGCCATCCTCGGCGAGGCGGGGCTGTCGTACCTCGGCCTCGGTCCGAACTCCTCGATCACCTGGGGCTCGATCCTCAACGACGCCCAGTCCGGTCAGGCCCTCGGCCGCGGTGCCTGGTGGTGGTTCGTGCCGCCGGGCATCATGATCGCGATCCTCGGCGCGGGACTCGCGCTGATCAACTTCGCCATCGACGAGGTCATCAACCCGAAGCTGCGCAACGCGCCCGATGCGGCCCGTCGTCTGCGCAAGGCCGCGAAGGAGAAGGGGGTCACCGCATGA
- the nadB gene encoding L-aspartate oxidase, producing the protein MNVVVVGSGIAGLTAALHAHEAGHTVTVMTKGDLGGGCTPLAQGGVAGSYGPGDSADAHAADTIRAGGGLCDPAAVDALVADGAARIAELLARGVAFDRAPGGALARGREAAHTHARILHAGGDATGAAISAALCAAVRRTPIAVCEGTMLLDLVVEEGRVRGITVLRDGDTAEIRADAVILATGGAGQLYAHTTNPAETTGDGIAAALRAGAAVADLEFVQFHPTALPGSPVFLLSEAVRGEGAVLRDQDGRRFVFDSHPDGELAPRDVVARAIARQAARQGAPVHLDATALGADALARRFPTIDRVTRARGFDWSTEPVPVTPAAHYLMGGVVTDRHGRSTIPGLYAVGETARTGVHGANRLASNSLLEGAVFGARAAAALDGPWPAAVDITPFPSPTDSADADVVPEPLPPFDRAGLQRLLWDEVGLHRTGSGLQRALRIVRGWDVETPPPSDVRSHEDRNLLRVAEAAIRAALARPVSVGAHHRDDHAPAAPTAAHAPILETA; encoded by the coding sequence ATGAACGTCGTCGTCGTCGGCTCCGGTATCGCCGGGCTCACCGCCGCGCTGCACGCTCACGAGGCCGGGCACACGGTGACCGTCATGACGAAGGGCGACCTCGGGGGTGGATGCACGCCTCTCGCCCAGGGTGGCGTGGCCGGGAGCTACGGGCCCGGCGACAGCGCGGACGCCCATGCCGCCGACACGATCCGCGCCGGAGGGGGTCTGTGCGATCCGGCCGCGGTCGACGCGCTCGTGGCGGACGGCGCGGCCCGGATCGCCGAGCTCCTCGCCCGCGGCGTCGCCTTCGACCGGGCTCCGGGCGGCGCTCTCGCCCGCGGGCGCGAGGCGGCGCACACCCATGCCCGCATCCTGCACGCCGGAGGCGACGCCACCGGAGCCGCGATCTCCGCGGCGCTGTGCGCAGCGGTTCGCCGCACGCCCATCGCCGTCTGCGAGGGGACGATGCTCCTCGACCTCGTCGTCGAGGAGGGACGGGTCCGCGGGATCACGGTCCTCCGCGACGGGGACACGGCCGAGATCCGCGCCGACGCCGTGATCCTCGCGACGGGCGGGGCGGGGCAGCTCTACGCGCACACGACGAACCCGGCGGAGACGACCGGCGACGGCATCGCGGCGGCCCTGCGCGCCGGCGCCGCTGTCGCCGACCTGGAGTTCGTGCAGTTCCACCCGACCGCGCTTCCGGGCAGCCCGGTCTTCCTGCTCTCCGAAGCCGTCCGCGGCGAGGGCGCCGTGCTCCGCGACCAGGACGGGCGACGGTTCGTGTTCGACAGCCACCCCGACGGCGAGCTCGCGCCGAGGGATGTCGTCGCGCGGGCCATCGCCCGGCAGGCCGCCCGGCAGGGGGCGCCCGTGCACCTCGATGCGACGGCCCTGGGGGCGGACGCGCTCGCCCGCCGCTTCCCGACCATCGACAGGGTGACGCGCGCTCGCGGTTTCGACTGGTCCACGGAGCCCGTGCCGGTGACCCCCGCCGCGCACTACCTCATGGGCGGCGTCGTCACCGATCGGCACGGACGGAGCACGATCCCGGGGCTGTACGCCGTCGGTGAGACCGCCCGCACCGGGGTGCACGGGGCGAACCGGCTCGCCTCCAACTCGCTCCTCGAAGGGGCCGTGTTCGGGGCCAGGGCCGCCGCCGCGCTGGACGGACCGTGGCCCGCTGCCGTCGACATCACCCCATTTCCGTCACCGACCGACTCGGCGGACGCGGATGTCGTACCGGAGCCTCTCCCCCCGTTCGACCGCGCCGGGCTGCAGCGGTTGCTGTGGGACGAGGTCGGCCTGCACAGGACCGGATCGGGCCTGCAGCGCGCGCTCCGGATCGTGCGCGGATGGGACGTCGAGACGCCTCCCCCCTCCGACGTCCGCTCGCACGAGGACCGGAACCTGCTGCGGGTCGCCGAGGCCGCCATCCGCGCCGCCCTGGCCCGCCCCGTCTCGGTCGGCGCCCACCACCGCGACGACCACGCCCCCGCCGCACCGACCGCGGCACACGCACCGATCCTGGAGACCGCCTGA
- a CDS encoding cysteine desulfurase family protein, producing MLYLDHAATSPVRPEVRAAMEPYLTAVFGNPASHHTAGETAARALEDARTRVARVFGARVGDVVFTGGGTEANNLAVKGITLAALASGRRRVVVSPIEHESIRESAAYLARFHGVTVAMPAVDGTGRIGPDALDTVLTDDTAVVSVGHANNEIGTVQDIPALREVVRARRVPLHVDAVQSAGWLPLHDLDADAVSVAGHKLGAPKGTGALVVRGRLPLEPLLHGGGQERGRRSGTVDVAGAVGLATALELAEQERAAAAARAAEATARFIAEVTRRVPDATLTGHPVHRLPATASFTIAGVSGEAVLLELERRGVISSSGSACAAGSDEPSPVLLACGITPEVAQTAVRFTFGRTALPADAPERLAALVAEAVAAVRG from the coding sequence GTGCTGTACCTCGATCACGCCGCGACCTCGCCGGTACGCCCCGAGGTGCGAGCGGCCATGGAGCCCTACCTCACCGCGGTGTTCGGCAACCCCGCCAGCCACCACACCGCGGGCGAGACGGCGGCGCGGGCGCTGGAGGACGCCCGCACCAGGGTCGCCCGCGTCTTCGGGGCGCGGGTGGGCGACGTCGTCTTCACCGGCGGCGGCACGGAGGCGAACAACCTCGCCGTGAAGGGGATCACGCTGGCAGCGCTCGCCTCCGGGCGGCGGCGCGTGGTGGTGTCACCCATCGAGCACGAGTCGATCCGGGAGTCGGCAGCGTACCTCGCCCGGTTCCACGGGGTGACGGTCGCGATGCCCGCGGTGGACGGGACCGGGCGGATCGGGCCGGACGCCCTCGACACGGTGCTCACCGACGACACGGCCGTCGTGTCCGTCGGACACGCGAACAACGAGATCGGCACCGTCCAGGACATCCCCGCGCTCCGCGAGGTCGTCCGCGCCCGCCGCGTGCCCCTCCACGTCGACGCCGTGCAGTCGGCCGGCTGGCTGCCCCTGCACGATCTGGATGCCGACGCCGTGTCGGTCGCCGGGCACAAGCTCGGCGCTCCCAAAGGGACCGGGGCGCTCGTCGTCCGCGGACGCCTCCCTCTGGAGCCGCTCCTGCACGGTGGCGGCCAGGAGCGCGGACGGCGGTCCGGCACGGTGGACGTCGCCGGAGCGGTCGGCCTGGCGACGGCGCTCGAGCTCGCGGAGCAGGAGCGCGCGGCCGCTGCGGCCCGAGCGGCAGAGGCCACGGCGCGCTTCATCGCCGAGGTGACCCGGCGGGTGCCCGATGCGACGCTGACCGGGCATCCCGTGCATCGGCTCCCCGCGACGGCGAGCTTCACGATCGCGGGTGTGAGCGGCGAGGCGGTGCTGTTGGAGCTGGAGCGCCGCGGGGTGATCTCGTCCAGCGGCTCCGCCTGCGCGGCCGGCAGCGACGAGCCCTCCCCCGTGCTGCTCGCCTGCGGCATCACCCCGGAGGTCGCCCAGACGGCCGTGCGGTTCACCTTCGGGCGCACGGCGCTCCCGGCGGACGCTCCCGAGCGCCTCGCCGCACTGGTCGCGGAGGCGGTCGCCGCGGTCCGCGGCTGA
- a CDS encoding ABC transporter permease, producing MKFYARRIGFYAFTLWAAISINFLLPRLMPGDPADIMIAKMQRAGGEVSETTIRNIKLLLGGDDSSLWEQYLAYWGRMFQGDLGVSVTKFPTPVTELIAGALPWTLVLVGTATVISFVLGVVLGAWAGWKRGTWVDHLIPATTVLQSIPYFWLALILVAVFAVGLGWFPIFGGYDVFDFPDGPEPTWAFFSDAVAHSILPAITIVISSVGGWMFGMRNMMVSTLAEDYVLTAEAKGLRPRRIMTTYAARNAAIPSIAGFSITLGFVVAGSIVMEQVFTYPGVGKLMFQAVTNNDYALMQGLFLVITLTVLVANFFMDLVYGFIDPRARQNV from the coding sequence ATGAAGTTCTATGCACGAAGGATCGGGTTCTACGCGTTCACGCTGTGGGCCGCGATCTCCATCAACTTCCTGCTTCCCCGGCTCATGCCGGGGGACCCCGCCGACATCATGATCGCCAAGATGCAGCGGGCCGGCGGAGAGGTCTCCGAGACCACCATCCGCAACATCAAGCTCCTGCTCGGCGGAGACGACTCGTCTCTCTGGGAGCAGTACCTCGCCTACTGGGGGCGCATGTTCCAGGGCGATCTGGGCGTGTCGGTGACGAAGTTCCCCACTCCGGTCACGGAGCTCATCGCGGGTGCTCTCCCGTGGACGCTGGTGCTCGTCGGAACCGCGACGGTGATCTCGTTCGTGCTCGGCGTCGTGCTCGGTGCGTGGGCCGGCTGGAAGCGCGGCACCTGGGTCGACCATCTCATCCCCGCGACCACCGTGCTGCAGTCCATCCCGTACTTCTGGCTGGCGCTCATCCTCGTGGCGGTCTTCGCCGTGGGCCTGGGCTGGTTCCCCATCTTCGGCGGCTACGACGTCTTCGACTTCCCGGACGGCCCGGAGCCGACCTGGGCGTTCTTCTCGGATGCCGTCGCGCACTCGATCCTCCCGGCGATCACGATCGTGATCAGCTCGGTGGGCGGCTGGATGTTCGGCATGCGCAACATGATGGTCTCCACGCTCGCCGAGGACTACGTCCTCACCGCCGAGGCGAAGGGACTGCGGCCGCGACGCATCATGACGACGTACGCCGCGCGCAACGCGGCCATCCCGTCGATCGCGGGCTTCTCGATCACGCTCGGGTTCGTCGTCGCCGGCTCCATCGTCATGGAGCAGGTGTTCACCTATCCGGGCGTCGGCAAGCTCATGTTCCAGGCCGTCACCAACAACGACTACGCGCTGATGCAGGGGCTGTTCCTCGTGATCACCCTCACGGTGCTCGTCGCCAACTTCTTCATGGACCTCGTCTATGGCTTCATCGACCCGAGGGCTCGCCAGAATGTCTGA
- the nadC gene encoding carboxylating nicotinate-nucleotide diphosphorylase codes for MLTRATLHRVVGAALEEDAPWGDLTSTTLLPAQTTATADLVAREDGVFSGGEAFATAFLLTDPDVTVDLHVGDGDAFTASDVLATVTGPARAVLTAERVALNLVQRMSGIATLTAAYVREVEGTRARIADTRKTTPGLRAFERHAVVSGGGRNHRYSLSDAVMAKDNHLAVLQRSGLDLATALREALSRLPHTAHVVVEVDRLDQIPAVLDGGAHTVLLDNFSLDDLRAGVALIGERATVEASGGVDLTTVRAIAETGVDVISVGALTHSARALDLGLDLRID; via the coding sequence ATGCTCACCCGCGCCACCCTGCACCGCGTCGTCGGAGCCGCGCTGGAGGAGGACGCCCCCTGGGGCGACCTCACCAGCACCACCCTGCTCCCGGCGCAGACGACGGCCACGGCCGACCTCGTCGCCCGCGAGGACGGGGTCTTCAGCGGCGGCGAGGCCTTCGCCACCGCGTTCCTCCTCACCGATCCCGACGTCACGGTCGACCTGCACGTGGGCGACGGCGACGCCTTCACTGCCTCCGACGTGCTGGCCACCGTGACCGGACCGGCCCGCGCGGTCCTCACCGCCGAGCGCGTCGCCCTGAACCTCGTGCAGCGGATGTCGGGCATCGCGACCCTCACCGCCGCCTACGTCCGCGAAGTCGAGGGAACGCGGGCGCGCATCGCCGACACCCGCAAGACGACGCCAGGACTGCGGGCGTTCGAGCGGCACGCCGTGGTGTCCGGCGGCGGCCGGAACCACCGGTACTCCCTCTCCGACGCGGTCATGGCGAAGGACAACCACCTCGCAGTGCTCCAGCGGTCCGGGCTCGACCTCGCGACGGCTCTTCGCGAGGCGCTCTCGCGGCTGCCGCACACCGCCCACGTCGTCGTCGAGGTCGACCGTCTCGACCAGATCCCGGCGGTGCTCGACGGCGGTGCCCACACGGTGCTGCTGGACAACTTCTCCCTCGACGACCTGCGCGCCGGGGTGGCCCTCATCGGCGAGCGCGCCACCGTGGAGGCCTCGGGCGGCGTCGACCTGACCACCGTCCGCGCCATCGCCGAGACCGGGGTGGATGTGATCTCGGTCGGAGCCCTCACGCACTCCGCGCGGGCGCTGGATCTCGGACTCGACCTCCGGATCGACTGA
- a CDS encoding NUDIX hydrolase, which translates to MTRSADIRVAVSTVILTLRRGDDGPPVLALPLVRRTREPFAERWALPGGWLTPEESPVDAAARTLAETTGLAPTYLEQLYAFGAVDRSPTRVVSIVYWALLRQDDVEAQITAHRASGRAPENVEWFDVDDLPALAFDHHEIIEYALWRLRNKVGYSRVAQGFLPAEFTLAELREAYESILGRALDPANFRRQVESAGNLTRTDRFRTGSHRPARLYRDDTDLELADRGPLRPEETRTR; encoded by the coding sequence ATGACTCGAAGTGCGGACATCCGCGTCGCCGTCTCGACGGTGATCCTCACGCTGCGCCGCGGTGACGACGGTCCGCCCGTACTGGCGCTCCCCCTCGTCCGCCGCACCCGCGAGCCGTTCGCCGAGCGGTGGGCGCTCCCCGGCGGGTGGCTCACCCCCGAGGAGTCGCCGGTCGACGCCGCCGCCCGCACGCTCGCCGAGACGACCGGCCTCGCGCCCACCTACCTCGAACAGCTCTATGCCTTCGGCGCCGTCGACCGCTCCCCCACGCGGGTCGTCTCGATCGTGTACTGGGCGCTGCTGCGTCAGGACGACGTCGAAGCCCAGATCACCGCGCACCGGGCATCGGGCCGCGCGCCGGAGAACGTGGAGTGGTTCGATGTCGACGATCTGCCGGCGCTCGCCTTCGATCATCACGAGATCATCGAGTACGCGCTCTGGCGCCTGCGGAACAAGGTCGGATACAGCCGCGTGGCCCAGGGCTTCCTGCCCGCCGAGTTCACGCTCGCCGAGCTCCGGGAGGCCTACGAGTCGATCCTGGGGCGCGCACTCGACCCCGCGAACTTCCGGCGGCAGGTCGAGTCCGCCGGCAACCTGACCCGCACCGACCGCTTCCGGACCGGCAGTCACCGCCCGGCCCGCCTGTACCGCGACGACACCGATCTCGAGCTGGCCGACCGCGGTCCGCTCCGCCCGGAGGAAACGAGAACCCGATGA
- a CDS encoding glycosyltransferase family 2 protein, whose amino-acid sequence MTAPTPIVTLIVPGRDIAAFAPAALDSLRAQTDERWRAILIDDGSTDDTGAIFADAAARDARFTVVRHEVSVGLGAARNVGLARVDTPFTGFLDADDELMPDALATLVGTLERTESDFAAGAYVRLRPQGRGYVPGRVQPWVAAATSPARLGTTLAEHPQAVSNIVAWSKVSRTEMWSDLRFPEGVAYEDQVVAQTMYTRARAFDVLPDVVVRWRVRADGTSITQSKAQLPVLRDYLAALRGGIRVLQEAGAHAAVTARLDLILAMDVAPLREIADTHPDPAYAAEVSAFLAELRALPEFADARPDPTLAAALAW is encoded by the coding sequence GTGACCGCCCCCACCCCGATCGTGACGCTGATCGTGCCAGGACGCGACATCGCCGCGTTCGCCCCCGCCGCTCTCGACTCCCTCCGCGCGCAGACGGACGAGCGGTGGCGTGCCATCCTCATCGACGACGGCTCCACCGACGACACGGGAGCGATCTTCGCCGACGCCGCCGCGAGGGATGCCCGCTTCACCGTGGTGCGGCATGAGGTCTCCGTCGGGCTCGGCGCCGCGCGCAATGTCGGCCTCGCACGGGTCGACACGCCCTTCACGGGCTTCCTCGACGCGGATGACGAGCTGATGCCGGACGCGCTGGCGACCCTCGTGGGCACGCTCGAGCGCACGGAGAGCGACTTCGCCGCCGGCGCCTACGTGCGGCTGCGTCCCCAGGGGCGAGGATACGTGCCCGGCCGCGTGCAGCCGTGGGTGGCCGCGGCGACCTCTCCGGCCCGCCTCGGCACCACTCTGGCGGAGCACCCGCAGGCCGTGTCGAACATCGTCGCGTGGTCCAAGGTGAGCCGCACGGAGATGTGGTCCGACCTGCGGTTCCCCGAAGGGGTGGCCTACGAGGACCAGGTCGTCGCGCAGACGATGTACACCCGGGCACGCGCCTTCGACGTGCTGCCGGACGTCGTGGTGCGCTGGCGCGTCCGAGCGGACGGCACCTCGATCACCCAGAGCAAGGCGCAGCTCCCCGTGCTCCGCGACTACCTCGCCGCGCTCCGCGGCGGCATCCGCGTGCTGCAGGAGGCGGGCGCACACGCCGCCGTGACCGCCCGGCTCGACCTCATCCTCGCGATGGACGTCGCTCCGCTCCGGGAGATCGCGGACACCCATCCCGATCCCGCCTACGCGGCG
- a CDS encoding ABC transporter substrate-binding protein, translated as MIRNGKRKIALTAVAGASVLALGLTACGSGGGGDDGGNADGDRALRVWAGSQTPITANYNPFAPTVLHGALGPIYEPLFFYNKTQDAEPVGLIGDSFEYNEDGTQITVKIKPDLKWSDGEPLTADDVVFSFTYEANNPEGNGLVSAEATDDTTVVLTYATAQYTTEFQRMGSSYILPEHIWKDVTDFANFANEDPVGSGPYVVDKTTSESYTLVANENYRGADELAVKKVQYIAVDNNQTAQDLLAAGKLDWTGMFIPNPDDVTGNGKIEWINTPQDPTVLYTCSNAELGCTGPQTDVAVRQALNVAIDRATIKDKAFVGLTGDISPAYTLLPRDEKWLADPANEVSPQEADAAEAGEILEAAGYTKGSSGIYEKDGAPVELSLISVDGWTDYNDAAKLIAEQAEAAGIKVTASTVQWQEFSDARQGGDFQLIVGGVVGTSVADPFQIYRDWFGGTEVESTSPVGTEIPAGRWNFSRYSNPTVDAAIQSAISTNDEAEKKELYGTIQSEIVRDLPYIPLVINATQTFYNTKDYTGWPTEEDLYAFPPSWGAIAAGYVLTQIKPAG; from the coding sequence ATGATCCGTAACGGAAAGCGCAAGATCGCGCTCACGGCGGTCGCGGGGGCCTCGGTCCTCGCCCTGGGCCTGACGGCCTGCGGCAGCGGTGGAGGCGGCGACGACGGCGGCAACGCCGACGGCGACCGCGCACTCCGCGTCTGGGCAGGAAGCCAGACGCCGATCACCGCGAACTACAACCCGTTCGCGCCCACCGTGCTCCACGGTGCGCTCGGTCCCATCTACGAGCCGCTGTTCTTCTACAACAAGACGCAGGACGCCGAGCCCGTCGGCCTGATCGGCGACTCGTTCGAGTACAACGAGGACGGCACCCAGATCACGGTGAAGATCAAGCCCGACCTGAAGTGGAGCGACGGCGAGCCGCTCACCGCCGACGACGTCGTCTTCTCCTTCACGTACGAGGCCAACAACCCCGAGGGCAACGGACTCGTCTCAGCCGAGGCGACCGACGACACGACCGTCGTCCTCACCTACGCCACCGCCCAGTACACGACCGAGTTCCAGCGGATGGGGTCGAGCTACATCCTCCCGGAGCACATCTGGAAGGACGTCACCGACTTCGCGAACTTCGCGAACGAAGATCCCGTCGGCTCCGGTCCGTACGTCGTGGACAAGACCACGAGCGAGTCGTACACGCTGGTCGCGAACGAGAACTACCGCGGCGCCGACGAGCTCGCGGTCAAGAAGGTCCAGTACATCGCGGTCGACAACAACCAGACCGCGCAGGACCTGCTCGCCGCCGGCAAGCTCGACTGGACCGGCATGTTCATCCCGAACCCGGACGACGTCACGGGCAACGGCAAGATCGAGTGGATCAACACCCCGCAGGACCCGACCGTCCTCTACACCTGCTCGAACGCCGAGCTCGGCTGCACGGGCCCGCAGACCGACGTCGCGGTGCGCCAGGCGCTGAACGTCGCGATCGACCGCGCCACCATCAAGGACAAGGCGTTCGTCGGCCTGACCGGCGACATCTCGCCGGCGTACACGCTGCTGCCGCGCGACGAGAAGTGGCTCGCCGACCCGGCCAACGAGGTCAGCCCGCAGGAGGCGGACGCCGCAGAGGCCGGGGAGATCCTCGAGGCCGCCGGCTACACCAAGGGCTCCTCCGGGATCTACGAGAAGGACGGCGCTCCGGTCGAGCTCAGCCTGATCTCGGTCGACGGCTGGACCGACTACAACGACGCCGCGAAGCTCATCGCCGAGCAGGCCGAGGCCGCGGGCATCAAGGTGACCGCGTCGACCGTGCAGTGGCAGGAGTTCTCCGACGCCCGACAGGGTGGCGACTTCCAGCTCATCGTCGGCGGTGTCGTCGGCACGTCGGTCGCCGACCCGTTCCAGATCTACCGTGACTGGTTCGGCGGCACCGAGGTCGAGTCCACCAGCCCCGTCGGCACGGAGATCCCGGCCGGTCGCTGGAACTTCAGCCGCTACAGCAACCCGACGGTGGATGCCGCCATCCAGTCCGCGATCAGCACGAACGACGAAGCGGAGAAGAAGGAGCTGTACGGCACGATCCAGTCCGAGATCGTGCGCGACCTGCCGTACATCCCGCTCGTGATCAACGCGACGCAGACCTTCTACAACACGAAGGACTACACGGGCTGGCCGACGGAGGAAGACCTCTACGCCTTCCCGCCGTCCTGGGGTGCGATCGCGGCCGGCTACGTGCTGACGCAGATCAAGCCCGCCGGCTGA